The sequence ACGCCTGTGTAGATTTCGCTAAAACATGCATACAACGCAGAGCCAGCAACATGGCGTTTATACTGCATAGCTGGTGCGCTGTTTTAAAGTGCATCGCCGCAACTTTGTAACGGTACGGCATAAGGCGCTAAGCATCCAGCCAATCTCTTGGTGTTTTAATCACTCAACTAAATATCAAACAAGGGACACTATGAAAGTAATCAATAGATTTGCAAAACTAGGCCTTATTCTAGGCATTACCGCAGCCTTAGTTGCCTGTGGCGACAACAGCGACAATGATGCGCCAGTCGCTACCAGCACCAGTACAAGCAGCGGTAGCTCTAGCGCCACCCCGTCTGATGAAGCTATGCGCGCTGCTGTAGATAAAAGCTTTAAAAAAGAGCTTGAACAAATGGCTTGGCTTGCCACGCTATCCGGTGCTGACACCCCTAGCGCAGAAATGATGCCTACACTCGACAGCATTGCTACTAAAGGCTGTGAAGCCTTTGATGAAAGCATTTATCGCTGCGCAGTTACAAGAACCATAAGCAGCGCGGGCAACACAGAAACAGACACACGCTTCTATTATTTCCACAAAAGCGAAACAGGTGACTGGATCTTTATCTACTAATTTAGACTGAGTCTTTCGCTCAGTGTCTGAGCACTAAAATAAAACACGCATGCCAAGCAAAACGTGCGTGCTATTGCGCCAGCTCAGCTACATCCAAATTCGGCAGGTTGCCAGTCATCGTGCACTCTAAATACAGACTGGCAACCGCCTATTGTGTTGCCAAACTGGTATCCGTTGCCACTGTGGCATCAACCAATGAATGTAAGTCGATTCACCCTACCCCCAGTAACTCCGCCCGAACGCACTCAGGTCATAACAAAACCACCATCGACATGGATGGTTTGTCCCGTCACAAAGTCAGCTAAGCTCGATGCTAGAAACAGCACAGGACCCACCACATCTTGCGGTTGCGCCAGCCGCCCCAGCGGGGTTTGCGCGATAATTAAGTCTTTAACGTCTTCTTTGGTGTGCTTGCTCGCATCGGTTGGAAACACCAAGCCTGGCGCCACACAATTGACCCGAATGCCTAAAGCACCCAACTCTGCGGCAAGATTGCGACTGTAACTGAGCAACGCGCCTTTTGCTGTGGTGTAGTCAAGGTAAGGAACAATGGGCCGAGCAATTAAATTGGTGACGATATTGACGATGCTGCCTGCGCTTTGTTGTTTCATCGCTGGCATCACTGCTTGAGTGACATAAAACGCTGAGCGTAAAGCACCATCGAGCTGTGCTTGGTAATCCTCCCACTGCAACTCCCAGGCGAGCGCACGCTGTTCAGGATTAAATGAATAGGCTTTAAAGGCGTTATTGACCACGATATCAATGCGCCCCAACTCCAACAGTATCTCGCCAATCATTCGATTAACGTCAGCTTGCTGGCTGACATCGGCTTTAATCGCCCAAGCATCACCGCCCAGCGATTGACACGCACTGACCACCGCATCAGCCGCCGTATCGTTTTG comes from Pseudomonas sp. C27(2019) and encodes:
- a CDS encoding SDR family oxidoreductase, with amino-acid sequence MSGDVGLNLTGKIALVTGASRGIGAEIAKGFAKQGAFVIVNYLQNDTAADAVVSACQSLGGDAWAIKADVSQQADVNRMIGEILLELGRIDIVVNNAFKAYSFNPEQRALAWELQWEDYQAQLDGALRSAFYVTQAVMPAMKQQSAGSIVNIVTNLIARPIVPYLDYTTAKGALLSYSRNLAAELGALGIRVNCVAPGLVFPTDASKHTKEDVKDLIIAQTPLGRLAQPQDVVGPVLFLASSLADFVTGQTIHVDGGFVMT